In one window of Tellurirhabdus rosea DNA:
- a CDS encoding amidohydrolase family protein translates to MRKPFLTALLALALVQTGWSQVTFPRNGVYDERPGIYAFTNATIIIDPQTTLEGATLLIRDGRVEAVGKTVVIPAGAVVADLKGKRIYPALVDIDSDYGMPEAKREQRPWNAPPQLESNKKGAYGWNQAIQPETDAGLLFKVNAEKATELRKLGFGAVVTHLHDGIARGTSALVTLAEDRENAVVLKNRVSAHYSLSKGSSGQTYPNSLMGSVALLRQTYLDADWHKKSGKTKEANLSLDAFNGLQTLPSVFETSDRLGVLRADKIGDEFGVQYIIKTGTDTYARLDEVKATGAALIVPLNFPQALDVEDAWDADVVTLSEMKHWELAPTNPAAIAKAGIPFALTTANLKNKADFWANLRKAIEAGLPETKALEALTTAPARMLKIDDQVGSLKPGMVASFLITSDNLFAAENAILESWVRGKQYVYGNKAAADLRGTYNLTIGNQSNLKLAVTGKADKPEYQLTLNDTTKLSPKVSVMNDLISLQVQLDKTKPGMTRLSGYKSGNTFKGEGELPDGTPVKWSATLASAFQETAKADAKTTPNAEIGKITFPFVGMGNPEKPKTETLLIKNATVWTNEKDGILQNADVLTQNGKIVQVGKSLTAPAGARVIDGTGKHLTNGIIDEHSHIALFSVNEGSQSSTAEVRMGDAVDSEDINIYRQLAGGVTTSQLLHGSANAIGGQSAIIKLKWGETPDNLLMKGADGFIKFALGENVKQANWGEANRIRFPQTRMGVEQVYMDHFTRAKEYAKAWAAYNGLKDKSKAVAPRRDLELEALVEILTKKRFITCHSYVQSEINMLMKVADSLGFKVNTFTHILEGYKLADKMAKHGAGGSSFADWWAYKMEVKDAIPYNAALMHSQGVTVSINSDDAEMARRLNQEAAKAVEYGGVSEEDAWKMVTLNPAKLLHLDNRLGSIRAGKDADLVLWNAHPLSIYARPEKTIIDGAVYFDLEKEDAKRDALQKERARLIQKMLAAKAGGASVARPVFRRGRMWHCEDIEGVMAEGEEATEKTEK, encoded by the coding sequence ATGAGGAAACCTTTCCTGACCGCTTTACTGGCACTGGCCCTCGTCCAGACCGGGTGGTCACAGGTAACGTTCCCGCGGAACGGCGTCTATGACGAACGGCCCGGAATCTACGCCTTCACCAATGCCACCATCATCATCGACCCGCAAACGACCCTGGAAGGAGCCACGTTGCTCATTCGGGACGGACGGGTGGAAGCCGTCGGCAAGACGGTGGTGATTCCGGCCGGCGCCGTGGTCGCCGATCTGAAAGGCAAGCGCATCTATCCTGCGCTGGTGGACATCGACTCGGACTACGGCATGCCGGAGGCCAAACGGGAGCAGCGGCCGTGGAACGCCCCGCCGCAGCTGGAATCGAACAAAAAAGGCGCTTACGGCTGGAACCAGGCCATTCAGCCGGAAACGGATGCCGGGCTGCTATTCAAGGTTAATGCCGAAAAAGCGACCGAACTGCGGAAACTGGGCTTCGGGGCGGTGGTGACTCACCTGCACGACGGCATTGCCCGCGGAACCTCGGCCCTGGTGACGCTGGCCGAAGACCGGGAAAATGCGGTGGTCCTGAAAAACCGGGTTTCGGCTCACTATTCCCTCAGCAAAGGCAGTTCGGGACAGACGTATCCCAACTCGCTGATGGGCTCGGTCGCCCTGCTGCGGCAGACGTATCTGGATGCGGACTGGCACAAAAAGTCCGGCAAAACGAAAGAAGCCAACCTCTCGCTGGACGCCTTCAACGGACTCCAGACGCTGCCTTCGGTCTTCGAAACCAGCGACCGGCTGGGCGTGCTGCGGGCCGACAAGATTGGGGATGAATTCGGCGTGCAGTACATCATCAAAACCGGAACCGACACCTATGCCCGGCTGGACGAAGTGAAAGCGACCGGCGCGGCTCTCATCGTGCCGCTGAACTTCCCGCAGGCCCTCGACGTGGAGGACGCCTGGGACGCCGACGTGGTGACGCTTTCCGAAATGAAGCACTGGGAACTGGCCCCGACCAACCCGGCCGCCATCGCCAAAGCGGGCATTCCGTTTGCGCTGACGACGGCCAATCTGAAAAACAAGGCCGATTTCTGGGCCAACCTGCGCAAAGCGATCGAAGCCGGACTGCCCGAAACCAAAGCCCTCGAAGCCCTGACGACCGCCCCGGCCCGCATGCTGAAAATCGACGACCAGGTAGGTTCGCTGAAACCGGGCATGGTGGCCAGTTTCCTTATCACGAGCGATAACCTGTTTGCAGCCGAAAATGCCATCCTCGAAAGCTGGGTGCGCGGCAAACAGTATGTATACGGCAACAAAGCGGCGGCCGACCTGCGCGGAACATACAACCTGACCATCGGCAACCAGTCGAACCTGAAACTGGCGGTGACGGGCAAAGCCGACAAGCCGGAGTACCAGCTGACGCTCAACGACACCACAAAGCTGTCGCCCAAAGTGTCGGTCATGAACGACCTGATCTCCCTTCAGGTGCAGCTCGACAAAACAAAACCGGGCATGACCCGCCTGAGCGGCTACAAAAGCGGCAACACCTTTAAAGGGGAAGGCGAACTGCCCGACGGAACGCCCGTGAAGTGGTCCGCTACGCTGGCTTCTGCTTTCCAGGAAACCGCCAAAGCAGACGCTAAAACGACTCCGAACGCAGAAATCGGCAAGATAACGTTCCCGTTCGTGGGAATGGGCAACCCCGAAAAACCGAAGACCGAAACGCTGCTCATCAAAAACGCGACGGTCTGGACGAACGAAAAAGACGGCATCCTGCAAAATGCCGACGTGCTGACCCAGAACGGCAAAATCGTGCAGGTGGGCAAAAGCCTGACGGCTCCGGCCGGGGCGCGGGTCATCGACGGCACGGGCAAGCACCTGACCAACGGCATCATCGACGAGCACTCGCATATCGCGCTGTTCTCGGTCAACGAAGGCTCCCAGTCGAGCACGGCCGAAGTGCGCATGGGCGATGCCGTGGATTCTGAAGACATCAACATCTACCGCCAGCTCGCGGGCGGCGTGACAACCTCGCAGCTCCTGCACGGCTCGGCCAACGCCATCGGCGGACAGTCGGCTATCATCAAGCTCAAATGGGGCGAAACGCCGGATAACCTGCTGATGAAAGGGGCCGACGGTTTCATCAAGTTTGCGTTGGGTGAAAACGTAAAACAGGCCAACTGGGGCGAGGCCAACCGCATCCGTTTCCCGCAGACCCGGATGGGGGTGGAGCAGGTCTACATGGACCACTTCACGCGGGCGAAGGAATACGCAAAGGCATGGGCGGCGTACAACGGGCTGAAAGACAAATCGAAAGCCGTAGCCCCGCGCCGCGACCTCGAACTGGAAGCGCTGGTCGAAATCCTGACCAAAAAGCGGTTTATCACCTGCCACTCGTACGTGCAGTCGGAGATCAACATGCTGATGAAAGTGGCGGATTCGCTGGGTTTCAAAGTGAACACGTTTACGCACATTCTGGAAGGCTATAAACTGGCCGACAAAATGGCCAAGCACGGAGCCGGTGGCTCGTCGTTTGCCGACTGGTGGGCCTACAAAATGGAGGTGAAAGATGCGATTCCATACAATGCCGCGCTGATGCACAGCCAGGGCGTTACGGTTTCGATCAACTCCGACGATGCCGAAATGGCCCGTCGCCTGAACCAGGAAGCCGCTAAGGCCGTCGAATACGGCGGGGTGTCGGAGGAAGATGCCTGGAAAATGGTGACCCTGAATCCGGCCAAGCTGCTGCACCTCGACAACCGCCTCGGCTCGATCCGCGCCGGAAAAGACGCGGATCTGGTGCTCTGGAACGCCCATCCGCTGTCGATCTACGCCCGTCCGGAAAAGACGATCATCGACGGAGCCGTTTACTTTGATCTGGAGAAGGAAGACGCCAAACGCGATGCGCTGCAAAAGGAGCGTGCCCGGCTGATTCAGAAGATGCTGGCGGCGAAAGCGGGCGGCGCTTCGGTTGCCCGGCCGGTATTCCGCCGCGGCCGCATGTGGCATTGCGAGGATATCGAAGGGGTGATGGCCGAAGGAGAAGAAGCCACGGAGAAAACCGAAAAATAA